In Timaviella obliquedivisa GSE-PSE-MK23-08B, one DNA window encodes the following:
- a CDS encoding EamA family transporter: protein MSIVAGVVGQFFLKTGALKLGKVNAGNVVGHIISIATTPELVVGLTFYAMGAIAYILLLTRVKLSIVGPSIALSYVFSVLLGYFIFKEAIPFERLLGLGFIVCGVVLVLWQKA, encoded by the coding sequence ATGTCCATTGTGGCAGGCGTTGTTGGGCAGTTTTTTTTAAAGACGGGGGCGCTCAAGCTCGGTAAGGTCAATGCAGGAAACGTAGTAGGGCATATTATCAGCATTGCTACCACGCCCGAATTAGTAGTAGGACTAACGTTTTATGCTATGGGGGCGATCGCTTACATTCTCCTGCTTACCCGCGTCAAACTGAGCATTGTGGGCCCATCGATCGCCTTAAGCTATGTTTTCTCGGTACTGCTAGGCTATTTTATCTTCAAGGAAGCCATTCCCTTTGAGCGGTTGCTGGGTTTAGGATTTATTGTCTGCGGTGTGGTTTTGGTGCTGTGGCAGAAAGCCTAA
- a CDS encoding nitrogenase: MVSRIQYSYTDEQITAWLRGLLSIAWADGHFSSEEQALITTLMEQDLSHTIDLESAITISPAELAEVLGQDAQMAENFLRTAVMVAIADGTYSPPEDELLHQFCTALKQQSDVLAPLRLTLSDRINSASALSPRVLNPLQEWLDRLEVQDPRLARFLCRMIPSQCPFERDITLFGRKLVHIPPMCKINPLYEQLVGLRFRALSYLADDCQEDVAKYC; this comes from the coding sequence ATGGTCAGCAGGATTCAATATTCCTACACCGATGAACAAATCACAGCATGGTTGCGCGGTTTACTCAGCATTGCTTGGGCAGATGGTCACTTTTCTTCTGAAGAACAAGCGCTGATTACGACCCTGATGGAGCAAGATCTATCTCACACAATTGATTTAGAATCGGCAATCACCATTAGTCCTGCTGAGCTAGCAGAAGTTTTAGGACAAGATGCTCAGATGGCTGAGAACTTTTTGCGGACAGCAGTCATGGTGGCGATCGCCGATGGCACCTACTCTCCACCCGAAGATGAATTGCTTCATCAATTCTGTACTGCACTAAAACAGCAATCCGACGTTTTAGCGCCTCTGCGTCTTACCTTAAGCGATCGCATTAATAGCGCATCTGCCTTATCTCCACGAGTTCTCAACCCTCTGCAAGAGTGGCTCGATCGCCTAGAAGTCCAAGATCCTCGGCTGGCAAGATTCTTGTGCCGAATGATTCCGTCTCAGTGCCCCTTTGAGCGAGATATAACGCTATTTGGTCGCAAGCTTGTTCACATTCCGCCCATGTGCAAAATCAATCCACTCTACGAACAACTGGTGGGGCTAAGGTTTCGGGCATTGTCGTACCTGGCAGACGACTGTCAGGAAGACGTGGCAAAGTACTGTTAA